Proteins from a genomic interval of Rhodococcoides fascians A25f:
- a CDS encoding ATP-binding protein yields the protein MTSTKPGISTLGELKASGHRQRSIKEELRENLLKALRDGEDPWPGIVGFGSTVLPQFERAILAGHDVVLLGERGQGKTRLLRTLNLLLDEWVPVIAGAEFGEHPYEPITPASIRKAGELGDDLPIEWRHRSERYAEKLATPDTSVADLVGDVDPVKVAEGRSLGDPETIHFGLVPRSHRGIVAINELPDLAERIQVSLLNVMEERDIQVRGYTLRLPLDVMLVASANPEDYTNRGRIITPLKDRFGAEIRTHYPLELDDEVAVIDQEADLQAAVPTYLLEVLARFTRLLRESPSVDQRSGVSARFAIAAAETIAAAAVHRAAILGEAEPVARPVDLGTIIEVLRGKVEFESGEEGREIEVLEHMLRRATADTVRAHLGGINLAALVTAVETGEPIVTGDRITAKALLDELPDVEVIGDIHERLNATSDGEKAAAVELALEGLYLARRISKDPDDDGQTVYS from the coding sequence GTGACCTCTACCAAACCTGGCATCTCCACTCTCGGCGAACTCAAGGCATCCGGACATCGGCAGCGGTCGATCAAGGAAGAGTTGCGGGAGAATCTTCTGAAGGCATTGCGTGACGGCGAAGATCCGTGGCCGGGGATCGTGGGATTCGGCTCGACGGTGTTGCCGCAGTTCGAGCGTGCAATTCTGGCCGGTCATGACGTGGTTCTGCTCGGCGAGCGTGGTCAGGGCAAGACGCGTCTGCTGCGCACTCTGAATCTGCTGCTCGACGAGTGGGTGCCGGTGATCGCGGGCGCGGAATTCGGCGAGCACCCGTACGAGCCGATCACGCCCGCCAGCATTCGCAAAGCCGGGGAACTCGGCGACGACCTACCCATCGAGTGGCGGCACCGCAGCGAGCGATACGCGGAGAAGCTCGCCACTCCGGATACGTCGGTGGCCGACCTCGTTGGTGACGTCGATCCAGTCAAGGTGGCCGAGGGTCGCAGCCTCGGTGACCCGGAGACCATTCACTTCGGGCTCGTTCCGCGCAGCCATCGCGGCATCGTGGCGATCAACGAGCTGCCCGACCTCGCCGAGCGCATCCAGGTCTCGCTGCTCAACGTCATGGAGGAGCGCGACATCCAGGTGCGCGGCTACACCCTGCGTCTGCCGCTCGACGTCATGCTGGTGGCGAGCGCGAACCCCGAGGACTACACCAATCGCGGACGCATCATCACCCCGCTCAAGGACCGCTTCGGTGCCGAGATCAGGACGCACTACCCCCTCGAGCTCGACGACGAAGTAGCCGTCATCGATCAGGAAGCAGATCTGCAGGCCGCAGTTCCGACCTACCTACTCGAGGTGCTCGCTCGGTTCACCCGACTGCTGCGTGAGTCGCCGTCGGTCGATCAGCGCTCCGGCGTCTCCGCTCGATTCGCGATCGCAGCTGCCGAAACCATTGCTGCCGCAGCCGTTCACCGAGCAGCGATTCTCGGTGAGGCCGAGCCCGTGGCCCGGCCGGTCGACCTCGGCACCATCATCGAGGTGCTGCGCGGCAAGGTGGAATTCGAGTCGGGTGAGGAAGGACGCGAAATCGAGGTACTCGAGCACATGCTGCGCCGCGCGACCGCCGATACCGTCCGGGCACATCTCGGCGGCATCAACCTGGCCGCGCTGGTGACCGCAGTCGAGACCGGCGAGCCGATCGTCACCGGCGACCGGATCACTGCTAAGGCTCTGCTCGACGAGCTACCCGACGTCGAGGTCATCGGCGACATCCACGAGCGGCTGAACGCGACCTCGGACGGCGAGAAAGCAGCCGCGGTCGAACTTGCACTCGAAGGTCTCTACCTCGCACGTCGGATCTCCAAGGACCCCGACGACGACGGTCAGACGGTGTACAGCTGA
- the purH gene encoding bifunctional phosphoribosylaminoimidazolecarboxamide formyltransferase/IMP cyclohydrolase, translating into MSERKAVRRALVSVYDKTGLIELATGLHGAGVALVSTGSTASKIADAGIPVTKVEDLTGFPETLEGRVKTLHPRVHAGVLADTRKPEHLSQLEELGIEAFELVVVNLYPFTETVASGATPDECVEQIDIGGPSMVRAAAKNHPSVAVVVDPNRYEDVLTAVAGGGFTLAERTSLAAQAFQHTAAYDVAVASWMSNVLVESESSFPEWIGVTWDRAAVLRYGENPHQAAALYVDPAGTGIAQAEQLHGKEMSYNNFTDSDAAWRAAFDHAEPTVAIIKHANPCGIAVGKDIAEAHRKAHACDPVSAYGGVIAANREITVEMAEQVAEIFTEVIIAPAYADGALGVLQRKKNIRVLLAEAPPTSGVELKPISGGTLLQQRDVLDADGDNPANWTLAAGEPADEQTLKDLEFAWRAGRAVKSNAILLAHDGASVGVGMGQVNRVDAAHLAVQRAGDRAAGSVASSDAFFPFPDGLQVLMSAGVKAVVQPGGSVRDNEVIAAAQDAGVTLYLTGSRHFAH; encoded by the coding sequence ATGAGTGAACGTAAAGCAGTGCGCCGCGCACTGGTCAGCGTCTACGACAAGACCGGACTGATCGAACTGGCGACGGGCTTGCACGGCGCGGGCGTCGCTCTGGTGTCCACCGGATCGACGGCGAGCAAGATCGCCGACGCCGGAATCCCGGTGACCAAGGTCGAGGACCTCACCGGATTCCCCGAGACCCTCGAGGGACGCGTCAAGACGCTGCATCCTCGGGTACACGCCGGAGTGCTCGCCGATACCCGTAAGCCCGAACATCTTTCGCAGCTGGAAGAGCTGGGCATCGAGGCATTCGAGCTCGTTGTGGTGAACCTGTATCCGTTCACCGAGACCGTCGCCAGTGGTGCGACGCCCGACGAATGTGTCGAGCAGATCGATATCGGCGGACCCTCGATGGTCCGCGCCGCGGCCAAGAACCACCCGTCGGTTGCCGTGGTGGTCGACCCCAACCGTTACGAGGACGTGCTGACTGCCGTCGCAGGTGGCGGATTCACCCTCGCCGAGCGGACTTCGCTTGCAGCGCAGGCATTTCAGCACACCGCGGCCTACGACGTCGCGGTGGCGTCGTGGATGAGCAATGTGCTGGTCGAGTCCGAGTCCTCGTTTCCCGAATGGATCGGCGTAACCTGGGACCGCGCGGCCGTGCTTCGCTACGGCGAGAACCCGCACCAAGCTGCCGCGCTGTACGTCGACCCTGCGGGCACGGGCATCGCGCAGGCGGAGCAGCTGCACGGTAAAGAGATGTCGTACAACAACTTCACCGACTCCGACGCGGCGTGGCGGGCGGCCTTCGATCATGCCGAGCCCACCGTCGCGATCATCAAGCACGCCAACCCGTGTGGCATCGCCGTCGGCAAGGACATCGCCGAGGCGCACCGCAAGGCGCACGCCTGTGATCCGGTGAGCGCCTACGGCGGCGTCATCGCAGCCAATCGTGAGATCACCGTCGAGATGGCCGAGCAGGTGGCCGAGATCTTCACCGAGGTCATCATCGCGCCGGCTTACGCCGACGGGGCCCTCGGAGTGTTGCAGCGCAAGAAGAACATTCGCGTCCTGTTGGCGGAGGCGCCGCCCACGTCCGGCGTCGAGCTCAAGCCGATTTCCGGCGGCACATTGCTGCAGCAGCGCGACGTACTCGACGCAGACGGCGACAATCCGGCCAACTGGACTCTCGCGGCCGGCGAACCCGCCGACGAGCAGACGTTGAAGGATCTCGAATTCGCTTGGCGCGCAGGAAGAGCCGTCAAGTCCAACGCGATTCTGCTCGCTCACGACGGTGCGTCGGTCGGCGTCGGAATGGGGCAGGTCAACCGCGTCGACGCCGCCCACCTCGCCGTCCAGCGGGCAGGGGATCGCGCGGCCGGTTCGGTCGCGTCCTCCGATGCCTTCTTCCCGTTCCCCGACGGTCTGCAGGTTCTGATGAGCGCGGGCGTCAAAGCCGTTGTACAGCCAGGTGGTTCGGTTCGTGACAACGAAGTGATCGCTGCCGCACAGGACGCAGGCGTGACGCTGTACCTGACGGGTTCGCGGCACTTCGCTCACTAG
- the purN gene encoding phosphoribosylglycinamide formyltransferase, producing the protein MWGAATRLSAGSNVPPRYLRSSALTALRETPARVVVLASGTGSLLHSIIAATASENYPARIVAVGVDRDCDAARRADEAGIPHFRIGLRDYADRAEWDVALTDAVLGHEPDLVVTAGFMKILGGRFLDAFAGRIVNTHPALLPSFPGAHAVRDALDHGVKLTGSTVHLVDSGVDTGPILAQEAVPVLDDDDEAALHERIKTVERRLLVDVIAAVATTGVTSDGRKAQIIR; encoded by the coding sequence GTGTGGGGCGCAGCGACTAGGCTTTCTGCTGGCTCGAACGTTCCCCCTCGATACCTCAGGAGTAGTGCGCTGACTGCCTTGCGTGAGACACCCGCGCGGGTCGTCGTCCTCGCGTCGGGGACCGGCTCGCTGCTGCATTCGATCATCGCGGCGACAGCGTCCGAGAACTATCCGGCGCGCATCGTCGCCGTCGGAGTCGATCGCGACTGCGACGCCGCTCGGCGTGCGGACGAGGCCGGGATACCGCACTTTCGGATCGGGCTGCGGGACTATGCCGATCGTGCCGAGTGGGATGTTGCGCTCACCGATGCCGTCCTGGGTCACGAGCCGGATCTGGTGGTCACCGCCGGCTTCATGAAAATCCTCGGTGGACGATTTCTCGACGCTTTTGCCGGACGCATCGTCAACACTCACCCCGCGCTCCTGCCGTCGTTTCCGGGTGCGCACGCCGTTCGGGATGCACTCGATCACGGCGTCAAATTGACCGGTTCGACGGTTCATCTGGTCGATTCCGGCGTCGATACCGGGCCGATCCTGGCGCAGGAAGCCGTTCCGGTTCTCGACGACGACGACGAGGCCGCGTTGCACGAACGCATCAAGACTGTCGAGCGACGGTTGCTGGTCGACGTGATCGCAGCCGTGGCCACCACAGGTGTCACCTCCGATGGACGAAAGGCTCAGATAATCCGATGA
- a CDS encoding cell division protein PerM, with the protein MSDLLNRDTRRAAARTARVGTGPTPDQSRMLAAVAFKTSGLVVVIATTLVLVTLVSVNSDLTGTLGAIAGTWFAVHLVPLTIGGTSLGVAPLLPTLIIGWSVARTVHRAVDPDTDRRMVRWVFAASLAGPLAVTAIALAVAGDASTVIGLSSPNALAAFSWVAGVHAAASGTGLILARWDSLVLRRGLPEWVRALVAPLVRALSILVAGGAAVVLLALLASWETAGALVESGRDVVGMLGLTALSVLYLPNVLIGALAVAIGSTAGFGDASVSLFATTGGPLPPLPILAVLPEGPAQTIWVVMLAVPIGAGLLLGRDCAIRSADIQVAVSSVWVVAAAAGVLAALFGYAAGGSLGTFGTVEVTVWSFGLLTFAWLAVAGTISAAIVVWRRAEPEAEPEHDEPASAVVPAAEVAIEAAPAAEPKDGPDVEDVVEAEVVDELPAEPAQEPVAEPAVDADTDEPLDAEIVAPPADSDGPAR; encoded by the coding sequence ATGAGCGATCTATTGAACCGAGACACTCGACGCGCGGCTGCGAGGACTGCCCGGGTCGGCACCGGGCCTACCCCGGACCAGTCGCGCATGCTCGCCGCCGTGGCGTTCAAGACCTCCGGGCTGGTCGTGGTGATCGCCACCACCCTCGTTCTGGTCACTCTCGTCTCGGTGAACAGCGATCTCACCGGAACTCTCGGAGCGATCGCCGGCACGTGGTTCGCCGTGCATCTGGTTCCCCTGACCATCGGCGGTACGTCCCTCGGCGTCGCACCTCTACTGCCCACCCTGATCATCGGCTGGTCCGTCGCTCGTACCGTCCACCGCGCGGTGGATCCGGACACCGACCGTCGCATGGTTCGGTGGGTGTTCGCCGCCTCCCTGGCCGGTCCGCTCGCCGTCACAGCTATCGCCTTGGCCGTTGCCGGGGACGCGTCCACCGTCATCGGCCTGTCGAGCCCCAATGCTCTCGCGGCCTTCTCCTGGGTAGCCGGCGTTCATGCGGCCGCGTCCGGAACGGGGTTGATCCTGGCGCGCTGGGATTCCCTTGTGCTTCGCCGCGGTCTCCCGGAATGGGTTCGTGCCCTCGTCGCACCGCTCGTGCGCGCACTGTCGATCCTCGTCGCAGGTGGCGCGGCCGTGGTGCTGCTCGCTCTGCTCGCCTCCTGGGAAACCGCCGGTGCACTGGTCGAGAGCGGCCGCGACGTCGTCGGCATGCTCGGCCTGACCGCTCTGTCGGTGCTCTACCTCCCCAACGTCCTGATCGGCGCGCTCGCCGTGGCGATCGGGTCCACAGCTGGTTTCGGCGACGCATCGGTGAGTCTCTTCGCGACGACGGGTGGCCCGCTTCCGCCGTTGCCGATCCTGGCCGTCCTTCCAGAAGGCCCTGCGCAGACGATCTGGGTCGTCATGCTCGCCGTCCCGATCGGCGCGGGGCTGCTGCTCGGCCGTGACTGCGCCATCCGCAGCGCCGACATCCAGGTCGCTGTGTCCTCGGTGTGGGTGGTGGCAGCTGCAGCCGGAGTACTCGCAGCCCTGTTCGGATACGCCGCAGGTGGAAGCCTCGGCACCTTCGGAACCGTCGAGGTCACCGTCTGGAGCTTCGGACTGTTGACATTTGCCTGGCTGGCCGTCGCCGGCACGATATCCGCGGCCATCGTCGTGTGGCGTCGAGCAGAACCCGAAGCCGAACCCGAACACGACGAACCGGCCTCGGCTGTGGTGCCCGCCGCCGAGGTGGCGATCGAAGCTGCTCCCGCCGCCGAGCCGAAGGACGGGCCGGACGTCGAAGACGTCGTCGAGGCGGAGGTCGTGGACGAACTTCCGGCCGAGCCTGCCCAGGAACCGGTCGCCGAGCCGGCGGTCGATGCCGATACCGACGAGCCGCTGGACGCCGAGATCGTCGCCCCGCCCGCGGACTCGGACGGACCTGCCCGGTAG
- a CDS encoding DUF5336 domain-containing protein yields MTYSPGGPESGGSSNSGGYGGGGPSYGQSSSPNQPPSPAQGHGQGQPFHQPSVSNPFGPPVPGTSAPGAPGTSAPGSPAPERKSPGSGLTNLPRILTFVVLGLGIVNFLLGLLDLVTAEVSSAQELPSSIQTSFSTTFFASGGSAVSVALLLAAGLIAGASLLQKDAKNQAVVAALAITGFLVLVFQSFSLPSAEGNEFASTTSSLGIGAILVLVLGFVQAAAAVVALLFDAGIVKAPAPKPAGYGSQNQQAGYGQQNPYNAPTTSFGGPSQPQNYSNPPSYGQAPGAPSNYGQAPSGQSSGQHSYNPGGQPSYGGQSAPNTSPQGGYSPPPYTGPSTPAAGQAYPPNQYQYGQPSGYGQPPVKPEEPTSGDQSTPYGAPTQSFGATPAVDDEKKHD; encoded by the coding sequence ATGACCTACTCGCCCGGCGGCCCTGAATCAGGGGGCAGCTCCAACTCTGGTGGCTACGGCGGAGGCGGACCGTCCTACGGTCAGTCCTCCTCGCCGAATCAGCCTCCGTCACCTGCGCAGGGCCACGGTCAGGGTCAGCCGTTCCATCAACCGTCGGTATCCAATCCTTTCGGGCCTCCGGTGCCGGGCACCTCGGCACCCGGCGCGCCCGGGACGTCAGCGCCCGGATCCCCTGCACCCGAACGTAAGTCGCCCGGATCGGGATTGACGAACCTGCCGAGGATTCTCACGTTCGTGGTGCTCGGGCTCGGCATCGTGAACTTCCTGCTCGGTTTGCTCGATCTCGTCACTGCCGAAGTCAGCTCGGCGCAGGAACTGCCGAGCAGCATCCAGACGTCGTTCAGCACCACGTTCTTCGCTTCCGGTGGCAGCGCGGTGTCGGTGGCGCTGCTGCTGGCCGCCGGCCTGATCGCCGGTGCGTCGCTGCTGCAGAAGGATGCCAAGAACCAGGCCGTGGTTGCCGCCTTGGCGATCACCGGATTCCTGGTGCTGGTCTTCCAGTCGTTCAGTCTGCCGAGCGCCGAGGGCAACGAGTTCGCCAGCACCACCAGTTCGCTCGGTATCGGCGCAATCCTGGTGCTGGTCCTCGGCTTCGTACAAGCTGCGGCCGCTGTGGTGGCATTGCTGTTCGACGCGGGCATCGTCAAGGCACCTGCCCCCAAGCCCGCAGGCTACGGCAGTCAGAATCAGCAGGCCGGATACGGACAGCAGAACCCGTACAACGCGCCCACGACATCGTTCGGTGGGCCGTCGCAGCCCCAGAACTACAGCAATCCGCCGTCGTACGGACAGGCTCCGGGAGCTCCGTCGAACTACGGTCAGGCTCCGAGCGGACAGTCGTCGGGTCAGCATTCGTACAACCCGGGTGGGCAGCCGTCGTACGGCGGTCAATCTGCGCCCAACACGTCGCCGCAGGGTGGCTACTCACCGCCGCCCTACACCGGTCCGAGTACCCCCGCCGCGGGGCAGGCGTACCCACCGAATCAGTATCAGTACGGTCAGCCGTCGGGCTACGGCCAGCCCCCGGTGAAGCCCGAGGAGCCCACATCGGGCGATCAGTCGACGCCCTACGGCGCGCCCACGCAGTCGTTCGGTGCCACGCCCGCCGTGGACGACGAGAAGAAGCACGACTGA
- the sfnG gene encoding dimethylsulfone monooxygenase SfnG, which yields MSTEKISDAIKFAYWVPNVSGGLVTSTIEQRTSWDYEYNKKLAQTAENNGFEYALSQVRYEASYGAEFQHESTSFSLALLLATERLKVIAAVHPGLWQPAVLAKLGATADHLSNGRFAVNVVSGWFKDEFTHLGEPWLEHDERYRRSAEFLQVLRRIWTEDDVDFRGDFYRIHDFTLKPKPLNTPERPNPELFQGGNSSAAQENAGRYSDWYFSNGKDFDGVTEQLDNLRRIARDHQREVKFGLNGFIIARDTEKEARDTLREIIEKANKPAVEGFKRAVQQAGNSTGDKKGMWADSSFEDLVQYNDGFKTQLIGTPEQVAERIVAYRRRGVDLILGGFLHFQEEIEYFGAKVLPLVRELEAAEVDDQELVGAR from the coding sequence GTGAGCACCGAAAAGATTTCCGACGCAATCAAATTCGCGTACTGGGTACCCAACGTTTCGGGTGGTCTGGTCACCAGCACCATCGAGCAACGCACCAGCTGGGATTACGAGTACAACAAGAAGCTGGCGCAGACCGCCGAGAACAACGGCTTCGAGTACGCGCTGAGTCAGGTTCGGTACGAGGCCAGCTACGGGGCCGAGTTCCAGCACGAATCCACCAGCTTCTCGCTCGCTCTCCTGCTGGCCACCGAGAGGCTCAAAGTCATTGCGGCGGTGCATCCAGGGCTGTGGCAGCCGGCCGTTCTGGCCAAGCTGGGCGCTACCGCGGATCACCTGTCCAACGGCCGCTTCGCGGTGAACGTCGTCAGTGGTTGGTTCAAGGACGAGTTCACCCACCTGGGTGAACCGTGGCTCGAGCACGACGAAAGATACCGTCGCAGCGCCGAATTCCTGCAGGTGCTGCGACGGATCTGGACCGAGGACGACGTCGACTTCCGGGGCGACTTCTATCGGATCCACGATTTCACCCTCAAGCCGAAACCGCTCAACACCCCGGAGCGGCCCAATCCCGAGCTGTTCCAGGGCGGGAATTCTTCTGCGGCGCAGGAGAATGCCGGTCGGTACTCGGATTGGTACTTCAGCAACGGCAAGGATTTCGACGGCGTCACCGAGCAACTCGACAATCTTCGACGCATCGCGCGTGATCATCAGCGCGAGGTCAAGTTCGGCCTCAATGGCTTCATCATTGCCCGCGACACCGAGAAGGAAGCGCGAGACACGCTGCGCGAGATCATCGAGAAGGCGAACAAGCCCGCCGTCGAAGGCTTCAAGAGAGCGGTGCAGCAGGCCGGGAATTCGACGGGTGACAAGAAGGGTATGTGGGCCGACTCGTCGTTCGAGGATCTCGTCCAGTACAACGACGGCTTCAAGACCCAGTTGATCGGGACGCCGGAGCAAGTGGCCGAGCGGATCGTTGCCTACCGACGCCGCGGCGTCGACCTGATTCTCGGTGGCTTCCTGCACTTCCAGGAGGAGATCGAGTACTTCGGAGCCAAGGTGCTTCCGCTGGTTCGGGAACTCGAGGCCGCCGAAGTCGACGACCAGGAGCTCGTCGGGGCCCGTTGA
- a CDS encoding acyl-CoA dehydrogenase family protein yields the protein MTTTENRVLTKDWPDAPTTAAGWISRAGEVAQLLAVDAVARDKGREAPTAEVQLLKDAGLVTLLGPVEHGGAGQDWPTAYQVIRTVAAADGSIGQLLGYHLLWFWAARLVGTPEQIEAVEADATKNKWFFGGAVNPRDNDVAVTDEGDTIVFDGSKTFSTGSRVSDVTVLEGALEGSTDHVFAIVPSNIEGLSFHDDWDNIGQRQTESGSVTIDKVRVDWASAAGFVDKAFQPRVYNTLNVPTIQLVFVNFYLGIARGALEEAASYTKDKTRAWLHSTVDKAVDEPYIIDIYGDLTAKLWAVEALADAVALEGKKIHDNAWNVTAEERGDHEVRVAAVKARATEVSLEITSTVFEALGARATASKYGFDRFWRNVRTHTLHDPVAYKRREVGRWVLTGELPEPTWYS from the coding sequence ATGACAACCACAGAAAACCGTGTTCTCACCAAGGACTGGCCCGACGCTCCCACCACCGCTGCCGGGTGGATCTCGCGCGCCGGTGAGGTAGCTCAGCTCCTCGCCGTCGACGCGGTCGCCCGCGACAAGGGGCGTGAGGCTCCCACCGCCGAAGTTCAGCTACTCAAGGACGCCGGTCTCGTCACGCTGCTGGGCCCCGTCGAACATGGCGGTGCAGGGCAGGATTGGCCGACGGCGTACCAGGTGATCCGTACCGTCGCCGCCGCCGATGGTTCCATCGGTCAGCTGTTGGGCTATCACCTGTTGTGGTTCTGGGCCGCCCGACTCGTCGGCACACCCGAGCAGATCGAGGCCGTCGAAGCCGACGCAACGAAGAACAAGTGGTTCTTCGGCGGTGCCGTCAACCCTCGGGACAACGACGTTGCCGTCACCGACGAGGGTGACACCATCGTGTTCGACGGTTCCAAGACCTTCTCCACCGGCAGCCGCGTCTCGGACGTGACCGTGCTCGAAGGTGCGCTCGAGGGCAGTACCGATCACGTGTTCGCGATCGTGCCGTCCAACATCGAGGGCTTGTCCTTCCATGACGACTGGGACAACATCGGCCAGCGTCAGACCGAGAGCGGCAGCGTGACCATCGACAAGGTTCGCGTCGACTGGGCCAGCGCAGCAGGATTCGTGGACAAAGCTTTTCAGCCTCGTGTCTACAACACGCTCAACGTTCCGACCATCCAACTGGTGTTCGTCAACTTCTACCTCGGAATCGCGAGGGGTGCCCTGGAGGAGGCGGCGTCGTACACCAAGGACAAGACTCGCGCCTGGCTGCACAGCACCGTGGACAAGGCCGTCGACGAGCCGTACATCATCGACATCTACGGCGACCTGACCGCCAAGCTGTGGGCCGTCGAAGCCCTTGCCGACGCAGTGGCGTTGGAAGGCAAAAAGATTCACGACAATGCCTGGAACGTCACCGCCGAGGAGCGCGGTGATCACGAGGTACGGGTGGCTGCAGTCAAGGCTCGCGCCACCGAGGTGTCGCTCGAGATCACGTCGACGGTGTTCGAGGCCCTCGGTGCGCGTGCGACGGCCAGCAAGTACGGCTTCGACCGCTTCTGGCGCAACGTGCGTACCCACACCCTGCACGATCCGGTCGCGTACAAGCGGCGCGAGGTAGGGCGCTGGGTTCTCACCGGCGAGCTGCCCGAGCCCACCTGGTATTCGTAG
- a CDS encoding DUF2200 domain-containing protein — translation MHNIFTTAFVTVHRLYIKKVERKGRTAAEVDEIIRWLTGFDQQTLQHHLDAETTFEDFFAAANLNPNATLITGVVCGIRVENVEDPLMKKIRLLDKLIDELAKGKAMEKILRS, via the coding sequence GTGCACAACATCTTCACCACCGCCTTCGTGACGGTCCATCGGCTCTACATCAAGAAGGTGGAGCGAAAGGGTCGCACCGCAGCGGAGGTCGACGAGATCATTCGGTGGCTCACCGGATTCGATCAACAGACTCTCCAGCACCATCTCGACGCCGAAACTACGTTCGAGGACTTCTTCGCGGCGGCGAACCTGAATCCGAACGCGACACTGATCACCGGAGTCGTCTGCGGCATTCGCGTCGAGAATGTCGAGGACCCGTTGATGAAGAAAATCCGGTTGCTGGACAAGCTGATCGACGAACTCGCCAAGGGCAAGGCGATGGAGAAGATTCTGCGCAGCTGA
- the sucD gene encoding succinate--CoA ligase subunit alpha, producing MSIFLNKDNKVIVQGITGGEGTKHTALMLKAGTQVVGGVNARKAGTTVKHVDAQGNDIELPVFASVSEAMEKTGADVSIAFVPPAFSKDAIVEAIDAEIPLLVVITEGIPVQDSAYAWAYNVEKGKKTRIIGPNCPGIITPGEALVGITPANISGTGPIGLVSKSGTLTYQMMFELRDFGFSTAIGIGGDPVIGTTHIDAIEAFEADPETKIIVMIGEIGGDAEERAADYIKANVTKPVVGYVAGFTAPEGKTMGHAGAIVSGSLGTAQAKKDALEAAGVKVGKTPSETAALAREILESLSVK from the coding sequence ATGTCTATCTTTCTGAACAAGGACAACAAGGTCATCGTCCAGGGCATCACCGGCGGCGAAGGCACCAAGCACACCGCCCTGATGCTCAAGGCCGGCACCCAGGTCGTCGGCGGCGTCAACGCACGCAAGGCCGGAACCACGGTCAAGCACGTCGACGCTCAGGGCAACGACATCGAATTGCCGGTGTTCGCTTCGGTTTCCGAGGCCATGGAGAAGACCGGAGCCGACGTGTCCATCGCGTTCGTGCCGCCGGCATTCTCCAAGGACGCCATCGTCGAGGCCATCGACGCGGAGATCCCGCTGCTCGTCGTCATCACCGAGGGTATCCCCGTGCAGGACTCCGCGTACGCGTGGGCCTACAACGTGGAGAAGGGCAAGAAGACCCGCATCATCGGCCCGAACTGCCCCGGAATCATCACTCCCGGTGAGGCATTGGTCGGCATCACGCCCGCCAACATCTCGGGAACCGGCCCCATCGGCCTGGTCTCCAAGAGTGGCACGCTGACCTACCAGATGATGTTCGAGCTCCGCGACTTCGGATTCTCGACGGCCATCGGCATCGGCGGCGACCCGGTCATCGGAACCACCCACATCGACGCCATCGAGGCGTTCGAGGCGGACCCCGAGACCAAGATCATCGTCATGATCGGTGAGATCGGCGGCGACGCCGAAGAGCGTGCAGCCGATTACATCAAGGCCAACGTGACCAAGCCGGTCGTCGGTTACGTCGCAGGCTTCACTGCTCCCGAGGGCAAGACCATGGGCCACGCCGGCGCCATCGTCTCCGGCTCGCTGGGAACGGCGCAGGCGAAGAAGGACGCACTCGAGGCCGCAGGCGTCAAGGTCGGCAAGACGCCGTCCGAGACCGCTGCCCTCGCGCGCGAAATCCTGGAATCGCTTTCTGTGAAGTAA